In Rhizobium binae, one genomic interval encodes:
- a CDS encoding M20 aminoacylase family protein — protein sequence MRGIENFEKLRDEATVWRRYLHANPELDYDVHDTANFVAEKLASFGINHIETGIAQTGVVAVVQGNLGNGPTIGLRADMDALPILEASGKPWASKTPGKMHACGHDGHTAMLLAAAKYLAETRNFKGAVALIFQPAEEDGRGAEKMVQEGIMDRFGISKVFGMHNYPGLDVGKFSICSGPIQAGLDEFDITVRGRGGHAATPHKNIDPIVIGAQIVLGLQTLVSRNTDPQEALVISVTKIHAGEAYNIIPQHAVICGTVRTLSPALRDFAEKGIFEAAQGIAGGFGADVDFAYRRLEPVTVNHEAETKIAVEAARDLVGHASVNDLIKPGMGSEDFAYMLEARPGSYIFLGNGLTASVHNPEYDFNDDALPYGVGYWVNLVERVLAP from the coding sequence ATGCGCGGCATCGAAAACTTCGAAAAGCTTAGAGACGAAGCGACGGTATGGCGCCGGTATCTTCACGCGAATCCTGAGCTGGATTATGACGTCCACGACACCGCAAACTTCGTTGCCGAGAAACTGGCTTCGTTCGGCATCAATCACATAGAAACCGGAATAGCGCAGACCGGTGTGGTTGCCGTAGTTCAAGGGAACCTTGGTAACGGCCCGACAATCGGGCTGCGTGCCGACATGGACGCGCTACCAATATTGGAAGCCTCGGGCAAACCGTGGGCATCGAAAACTCCTGGAAAAATGCATGCATGTGGTCATGACGGCCATACTGCAATGCTTCTAGCGGCGGCGAAGTATCTGGCGGAGACGCGCAATTTTAAAGGCGCTGTCGCCCTCATATTTCAGCCAGCCGAAGAAGACGGCCGGGGCGCAGAGAAGATGGTGCAAGAAGGCATCATGGACCGATTTGGCATCTCCAAGGTCTTCGGAATGCATAACTACCCTGGACTGGACGTCGGCAAATTCAGTATTTGCAGCGGCCCAATTCAGGCGGGACTCGACGAATTTGACATTACTGTACGGGGCAGAGGCGGTCACGCCGCGACTCCTCACAAAAACATTGATCCCATTGTCATCGGCGCCCAAATCGTTCTCGGTCTCCAGACTTTGGTTTCGAGGAACACCGATCCTCAGGAGGCTTTGGTCATCTCCGTGACCAAGATCCACGCGGGGGAAGCCTATAATATCATCCCGCAGCACGCAGTTATTTGCGGGACTGTCCGGACGCTTTCGCCCGCCCTCCGCGACTTTGCAGAGAAAGGGATTTTCGAAGCCGCCCAGGGGATCGCCGGCGGGTTTGGCGCGGATGTCGATTTTGCGTATCGCCGTCTCGAACCAGTCACTGTGAACCACGAGGCCGAGACGAAGATAGCGGTTGAAGCAGCACGCGATCTGGTTGGGCACGCATCAGTCAATGACCTCATCAAGCCAGGTATGGGATCGGAAGACTTCGCCTACATGCTTGAGGCGCGGCCAGGTTCTTACATCTTTCTTGGTAACGGTCTGACGGCCTCTGTCCACAACCCCGAATACGACTTCAACGACGATGCTTTGCCTTACGGCGTTGGCTACTGGGTTAATCTGGTTGAGAGGGTCCTGGCGCCTTAG
- a CDS encoding ABC transporter permease: MILRIGSVLVRAFVTLLMVAALNFVLFRVIPGDPAAMLLGGARSSATAEQIEAQRERWGLDRPLIPDQVLQYLSATAQGDLGYSFKFRGRRVSDLIIERLPATLILVGLAQGIAIICGVTIGLYAGWRRGGAIDHLTTGTSLALYSTPPFWLGMLLVVVFSTMLGWLPGYGSYSPSLGNADLLDWFGDRARHLALPVLAVALGLIGQYVVVARAAMSDVVTEDYMVTARAKGLTSGQMLRRHAFRNALLPVVTLVTLNLGYVVAGAITVAEPI, encoded by the coding sequence ATGATCTTGCGGATCGGAAGTGTACTCGTTCGGGCATTCGTCACCCTCTTGATGGTAGCGGCCCTGAATTTTGTTTTGTTCAGGGTCATTCCAGGCGATCCCGCCGCGATGCTGTTAGGAGGTGCACGCAGTTCAGCTACTGCGGAGCAGATCGAAGCGCAACGCGAGCGTTGGGGGCTTGACCGGCCACTAATCCCGGATCAGGTACTGCAATACCTCTCTGCGACGGCTCAAGGGGACTTGGGTTACAGCTTCAAGTTCAGGGGCCGTCGGGTTAGCGACCTAATTATCGAGAGGCTGCCCGCCACCTTGATATTGGTCGGCCTAGCTCAAGGCATTGCCATCATTTGCGGCGTCACGATTGGACTCTATGCTGGCTGGAGGCGGGGAGGGGCCATCGATCATTTGACGACTGGGACCTCTCTAGCGCTCTATTCAACACCGCCGTTCTGGCTCGGTATGCTTTTGGTGGTGGTCTTTAGTACAATGTTGGGCTGGCTGCCCGGGTACGGGTCCTATTCGCCTAGCCTCGGCAATGCAGATCTTCTCGACTGGTTTGGGGACCGTGCTCGCCATCTCGCGCTTCCGGTTCTCGCCGTAGCTTTAGGGCTTATCGGCCAATACGTGGTCGTCGCCCGCGCGGCAATGAGCGACGTCGTGACTGAGGACTACATGGTGACCGCCCGGGCCAAGGGTTTGACCAGTGGTCAGATGCTCAGGCGCCATGCCTTCCGTAATGCGCTGTTGCCCGTTGTGACGTTGGTGACGCTCAATCTAGGCTATGTGGTCGCGGGTGCGATTACGGTTGCAGAACCCATCTGA
- a CDS encoding ABC transporter substrate-binding protein gives MLDERASVGLKCGDKIVSLAGIVSPDTLNPFASWANFWPLVFTYDWLVAADAQRHPDRKGFASDWSVADDKLTWTLKIWPDMKWSDGHPATAKDAAFTYNYLLGSVGTPDELNVGWNSTSGLELVESITAIDDETLQIKTKSPTRWPIDNGTMIVPEHIWKNVSYADARGTFQNPAPLVGTGPMIVSEFQQGQFARFTPNPYFRTGKPAVAGVIFRFFSTSDPIAQGIKSGDFDFGMSLTVAQWEDLSKDSNIQVGQSRTEQRNYLAFNTKSGEGAGSTKALQDSAFRDAIGYVIDQKAVVDRAFRGHADIGVGLIPSASIDFHPDLSDIKRKFDLSEAARRLDAAGYRDANGDGIREDKEGNDLQLELLAGNFSGNIDIPVAAVQLVAGWLTEIGVPVSVTQLESGALRARTASPAKGGGNWDLLIANSWPGSAPGPMLGIGSSKSIDAGNTSYWSNEKYDKLLTEIDTAVDLEAIKDLVNQAERLIYNEAPYISLGYPYVLSAHRKDCITGWGPDDDMLSMGNYYPLDRLKPI, from the coding sequence ATGCTTGATGAACGGGCAAGCGTTGGCCTCAAGTGTGGCGACAAAATTGTAAGCCTCGCCGGAATTGTTTCTCCCGATACTCTCAACCCATTTGCCAGTTGGGCGAACTTCTGGCCTCTCGTCTTCACGTATGATTGGCTCGTGGCGGCAGACGCCCAGCGCCACCCCGATCGGAAGGGATTTGCCAGCGACTGGTCCGTTGCCGATGATAAGTTAACATGGACGCTTAAGATTTGGCCCGATATGAAATGGTCTGACGGGCACCCTGCCACTGCTAAAGATGCTGCGTTCACCTATAATTATCTGCTCGGCTCTGTAGGCACACCGGACGAGTTGAACGTGGGGTGGAACAGTACTAGCGGCTTGGAGCTGGTCGAATCAATCACCGCAATCGACGATGAGACTCTGCAAATCAAAACCAAGTCTCCCACGCGCTGGCCGATAGACAACGGGACGATGATCGTTCCTGAGCACATCTGGAAAAACGTTAGCTACGCCGATGCACGCGGCACCTTTCAAAACCCTGCGCCTCTTGTGGGCACCGGGCCGATGATTGTCTCGGAGTTTCAGCAGGGTCAATTTGCGCGGTTTACACCCAACCCATACTTTCGCACCGGGAAGCCTGCAGTAGCAGGGGTGATTTTCCGGTTCTTCAGCACATCCGATCCGATAGCCCAGGGCATCAAGAGTGGCGACTTCGATTTTGGCATGAGCCTTACGGTGGCGCAGTGGGAGGATTTGTCAAAAGATTCCAACATCCAAGTTGGCCAATCGCGGACAGAGCAGCGAAATTATCTGGCATTCAACACCAAGTCAGGCGAGGGAGCAGGCAGTACAAAAGCGCTGCAGGACAGCGCTTTCCGCGATGCTATAGGTTATGTAATCGACCAAAAAGCCGTTGTCGATCGAGCATTTCGTGGACACGCCGATATCGGGGTTGGCCTGATTCCGTCTGCCTCAATAGATTTCCATCCTGATCTCAGTGACATCAAGCGCAAGTTTGATCTTTCCGAGGCTGCACGCCGGCTCGACGCCGCCGGCTACCGTGACGCCAATGGCGACGGCATCAGAGAAGACAAAGAGGGTAACGACCTCCAACTAGAATTGCTGGCCGGAAATTTTTCCGGAAACATCGACATCCCTGTAGCTGCGGTGCAACTCGTCGCCGGCTGGTTGACAGAAATAGGCGTGCCTGTCTCTGTAACTCAGCTTGAATCGGGTGCGCTCAGAGCCCGTACGGCATCACCTGCCAAGGGCGGCGGAAATTGGGACCTCCTGATAGCGAATAGCTGGCCTGGTAGCGCGCCTGGACCGATGCTGGGTATTGGCAGCAGTAAGTCTATCGATGCCGGAAATACATCGTACTGGAGCAATGAAAAGTACGACAAGCTACTGACTGAAATCGACACTGCTGTCGACCTGGAGGCGATAAAAGACCTTGTAAACCAGGCGGAGCGCCTGATTTACAATGAAGCACCCTATATCAGCCTTGGTTACCCATATGTACTCTCTGCCCACCGCAAGGATTGTATTACCGGGTGGGGGCCGGACGACGACATGCTATCAATGGGTAACTACTATCCGCTCGATCGGCTGAAGCCGATTTAA